A region from the Drosophila takahashii strain IR98-3 E-12201 chromosome 2L, DtakHiC1v2, whole genome shotgun sequence genome encodes:
- the LOC123003179 gene encoding G-protein coupled receptor Mth-like: protein MRVIDYIALSQGIIILVLILLNGSTMQLLRKSIKGEMVEDCAEDFSAENSANFRKFNQGVL from the exons ATGCGGGTTATTGACTACATTGCCTTGTCCCAGGGTATCATCATACTTGTTCTCATTCTTCTGAATGGCAGCACAATGCAACTTCTAAGAAAAAG CATCAAGGGTGAGATGGTGGAAGACTGTGCGGAAGATTTTTCGGCCGAGAATTCCGCAAATTTCCGTAAATTTAATCAAGGTGTGCTTTAA
- the LOC108065945 gene encoding probable G-protein coupled receptor Mth-like 3: protein MQLLLGSLSAIFVLLMQETNGEIPGCDFYDTVDISAGEKLTNGSYLFEGLLIPVCLWSEYDYKLLPGGSKESVGRHVRGCVCKLRTCIRFCCLENHKTLNGVCHGDMTMDEINKIDPYVNVTFSNGTVAKKHFKEDLILQYDLPKPCENEMHYIDHEMLFNDFTLFENGTFLLHFGNIFIEKREYCLQHVKTLGDDFRIMPHFCPLFVEESKIWETLAMIISLISILLTISVYYFLKKAQNVLDKCFICCMVCLFLYHLISFLNFWNLSTDLCSLAG from the exons ATGCAGCTCCTTCTCGGATCGCTAAGCGCTATTTTTGTGCTTTTAATGCAAGAAACAAACGGGGAAATTCCCGGTTGTGACTTTTACGACACTGTAGATATTTCGGCAGGTGAAAAGTTGACAAATGGATCGTATTTATTTGAAGGCTTACTCATTCCCGTCTGTTTGTGGTCTGAATATGATTATAAACTTTTGCCGGGTGGCTCAAAGGAGTCGGTGGGCAGGCACGTAAGAGGATGTGTTTGCAAATTAAGGACCTGCATCAGATTTTGCTGCCTCGAAAATCACAAAACCCTTAACGGCGTTTGCCATGGTGACATGACCATGGATGAGATAAACAAGATCGATCCATACGTGAACGTAACCTTCAGCAACGGAACGGTGGCCAAAAAGCACTTCAAAGAAGACCTCATTTTGCAATATGATTTGCCCAAGCCATGTGAAAACGAAATGCACTACATAGATCACGAAATGCTTTTCAACGACTTTACATTGTTTGAG aatggAACCTTTCTTCTCCACTTTGGCAACATATTCATAGAAAAGCGGGAATACTGCCTTCAACATGTTAAAACTCTAGGTGACGATTTTCGAATTATGCCCCACTTTTGTCCTCTTTTCGTTGAGGAATCTAAAATATGGGAGACTCTTG CGATGATAATATCACTGATATCTATACTTCTTACGATCAGCGTGTACTATTTTCTTAAGAAGGCTCAAAACGTGCTCGACAAGTGCTTCATCTGCTGTATGGTCTGCCTGTTTCTATACCATCTAATTTCGTTCCTCAACTTCTGGAATCTATCGACGGATTTATGCAGTTTAGCAGGTTAA